The window GAAAAATGGACATATAACACAATGAAAAATATAGTTTAAATTTCAAAGAGCGGTTGACCTAAAATTCTCATGGGAATATATTGAGTTCAACCCGGCATAATTGTTCGACAGCCGGATTCCGGGTGCAAAAGGGTGCCCAGGGATGGCTATATCCTTGTGTTATGTCTAATTAGGCATATAAGTGTGATAATACGTGTCCGAATGGCGGCGTTTCCCGTCCGGGGGAACATGGTCGCCCTGTTCGGAGTTGGAGTGCAGAGACAATGAAGACCGTTCCAGTTCAGGAAGCCGTGGGCATGGTGCTGTGTCACGACATGACCAAGATAGTCCCCGGCGAATGCAAGGGGCCGGTGTTCCGCAAGGGACACATCATCGCTGAGGAGGATATTCAGACCCTTCTGCAAATCGGCAAGGAGCACATTTACGTGCTGGACATGGAGAAGGACTGTATTCACGAGGACGAGGCCGCCCGCCGCATCGCCGCGGCCGCCGTCGGTCCGCACGTCGCGCTGTCAGACGTTTCCGAAGGGCGCATCAACTTCATCGCGGAGCCCGGTCTGCTCGACGTCAATGTTGAAGCCCTGAACCGCATCAATTCCATCGAAGAAGTGGTGCTGGCCACTTTGCACACCGGCCAGCAGGTTACTGAGACCCGGCCCGTTGCCGGAACCCGTGTGGTCCCGCTGGTCATCAAGGAAGAAAAGATACGACAGGTGGAGGCCATCTGCGCCGAGTACGACTACGTGGTCGGCATCCGTCCGTTCCGGCGGTTCAACGTCGGGCTGGTGACAACCGGCAGCGAAGTCTACCACGG is drawn from Desulfovibrio sp. Fe33 and contains these coding sequences:
- a CDS encoding molybdopterin-binding protein, which gives rise to MKTVPVQEAVGMVLCHDMTKIVPGECKGPVFRKGHIIAEEDIQTLLQIGKEHIYVLDMEKDCIHEDEAARRIAAAAVGPHVALSDVSEGRINFIAEPGLLDVNVEALNRINSIEEVVLATLHTGQQVTETRPVAGTRVVPLVIKEEKIRQVEAICAEYDYVVGIRPFRRFNVGLVTTGSEVYHGRIQDKFGPVIRKKFSRLGSEVMGQTLTSDDPAMTRDAILSFIAGGAEMVVVTGGMSVDPDDQTPTAIRSTGAEVITYGSPTFPGVMFMVAELNGVPILGLPGCVMYYRASVFDLIVPRILAGEKIAREDIVSLGHGGFCATCEVCRYPICPFGK